From the Anaerolineae bacterium genome, one window contains:
- a CDS encoding DegV family protein, with amino-acid sequence MIRIVTDSTANVPTAVVERYGIEVVPLRVIFPDITYRDQVDITAEEFYRLLPHCETLPTTSQPPASEFEDAFRRLSQDGSQVIAILISSKLSGTVASATAAQRALPDLPVTVFDSWTTSALQAFMVEHAAEKAAQGATMQEVVQDLEVLKARSQILFTIETFRYLQKGGRIGNASALAASVLRIQPILTLNQGVVDVWGKVRGKRRALQVMMETARERGGTGEGLRVAVVHASAPDVAAEMADDVTRQLQCPRPELMQISPVIGTHVGPGAIGLGYYHRDWL; translated from the coding sequence GTGATTCGGATAGTGACAGACAGCACCGCGAACGTCCCTACCGCCGTAGTGGAGCGCTACGGCATCGAGGTCGTGCCGCTTCGCGTCATCTTCCCCGACATCACCTACCGGGATCAGGTGGACATCACCGCGGAGGAGTTCTACCGGCTGCTTCCACACTGCGAGACCCTCCCCACCACCTCTCAGCCACCCGCCAGCGAGTTCGAGGATGCCTTTCGCCGCCTGAGCCAGGATGGTAGCCAGGTGATCGCCATCCTCATCTCCAGCAAGCTTAGCGGCACAGTGGCCTCGGCGACGGCTGCCCAGCGAGCCCTGCCTGACTTGCCCGTTACCGTCTTCGACTCCTGGACTACCTCGGCCCTACAGGCTTTCATGGTAGAGCACGCCGCCGAGAAGGCCGCGCAGGGAGCGACCATGCAGGAGGTGGTCCAGGACCTCGAGGTCCTGAAAGCTCGTTCGCAGATACTCTTCACCATAGAAACGTTCAGGTACTTGCAGAAGGGAGGCCGGATCGGGAACGCCAGCGCCCTGGCGGCCTCCGTTCTCCGCATCCAGCCCATCCTCACCCTCAACCAAGGGGTGGTGGATGTCTGGGGCAAAGTCCGCGGTAAGCGCAGAGCGCTTCAGGTCATGATGGAAACAGCACGCGAACGCGGAGGTACGGGCGAGGGGCTCAGAGTCGCCGTCGTTCACGCCTCGGCGCCGGACGTGGCAGCAGAGATGGCTGACGATGTCACTCGGCAGCTCCAGTGCCCCCGGCCGGAGCTGATGCAGATTAGCCCGGTGATCGGTACTCATGTGGGGCCAGGAGCTATCGGCCTGGGCTACTACCACCGGGACTGGCTATAG
- a CDS encoding NADP-dependent malic enzyme: protein MNDVQELLSKAQKPSEDAMRLHPFYRGKTQTAPKCVVRDLDDFSIWYTPGVAAPCRAIEKDPELVFEFTNKANRVAVISDGTRVLGLGDIGPEAGLPVMEGKALLFKYLGGVDAVPICLQTKDPDEIIRTVKLLQPAFGGVNLEDFAQPKCFRILDELRADPEVTIPVWHDDQQGTATVLLAGLINALRLVGKTMGDIRVTMIGFGAANVATLRLMEASGFDIGNLVAVDSRGVIHSGRSDLEAQKHEFRDKWRVALESNRAGVRGGAAEALEGADVCIGFSRPGPGVIKPEWIRRMAPDPIVFPCANPVPEIWPWEAKDAGARVVGTGRSDFPNQLNNSLGFPAIFRGALDVRARTISDGMCLAAAQAIADYATEAGLADDRIVPSMTEGEVFLHEAVAVGMRAQEEGIARLSLSRDDLWQAANRAIGDAQRMTQVLMDSGVIPTPPQEL, encoded by the coding sequence ATGAATGACGTACAAGAACTCCTGAGCAAGGCTCAGAAGCCCAGCGAAGACGCCATGCGCCTTCACCCCTTCTACCGGGGCAAGACTCAGACGGCACCCAAGTGTGTGGTACGGGATCTGGACGACTTCAGTATATGGTACACGCCCGGCGTGGCTGCGCCCTGCCGTGCCATCGAGAAGGACCCGGAACTGGTATTCGAGTTCACCAACAAGGCCAACCGCGTCGCCGTGATCAGCGACGGCACTCGCGTGCTCGGCCTGGGCGACATAGGGCCCGAGGCCGGCCTACCGGTGATGGAGGGCAAGGCCCTCTTGTTCAAGTACCTGGGCGGCGTGGACGCCGTGCCCATCTGTCTCCAGACCAAGGATCCGGATGAGATCATCCGTACTGTCAAGCTACTGCAACCTGCCTTCGGCGGCGTCAACCTGGAGGACTTCGCCCAGCCCAAGTGTTTCCGCATTCTGGATGAGCTCCGCGCCGACCCCGAGGTGACTATCCCCGTCTGGCACGATGATCAGCAGGGGACGGCAACGGTCCTCCTCGCCGGGCTCATCAATGCCCTGCGGCTGGTGGGCAAGACGATGGGCGACATTCGAGTGACTATGATCGGATTCGGCGCCGCCAACGTGGCCACCCTTCGACTCATGGAGGCCAGCGGCTTCGACATCGGCAACCTGGTGGCGGTGGACAGCCGCGGCGTCATCCACTCCGGGCGATCCGATCTCGAGGCCCAGAAGCATGAATTTCGGGACAAGTGGCGGGTGGCGCTGGAGAGCAATCGCGCCGGTGTCCGAGGGGGGGCCGCGGAGGCGCTCGAAGGCGCGGATGTCTGCATTGGCTTCTCCCGTCCCGGCCCCGGGGTGATCAAGCCGGAATGGATCCGCCGAATGGCGCCTGATCCCATCGTCTTCCCCTGCGCCAACCCCGTCCCAGAGATCTGGCCCTGGGAGGCCAAGGACGCGGGCGCCCGCGTGGTGGGCACGGGCAGGTCGGACTTCCCCAACCAGCTCAACAACTCCCTCGGCTTTCCCGCCATATTCCGGGGCGCCTTGGACGTGCGGGCCAGGACTATCAGCGACGGCATGTGCCTGGCTGCCGCCCAGGCCATCGCCGACTACGCCACCGAAGCCGGTCTCGCCGACGATCGCATCGTCCCCTCCATGACCGAAGGCGAAGTGTTCCTCCACGAAGCGGTGGCCGTCGGAATGCGAGCCCAAGAGGAGGGCATAGCCCGGCTCTCCCTCTCCCGCGATGACCTCTGGCAAGCGGCAAACCGGGCCATCGGCGACGCCCAGCGAATGACGCAGGTGCTCATGGACTCGGGCGTGATACCCACTCCTCCCCAGGAGCTCTAG
- a CDS encoding aminoacyl-tRNA hydrolase codes for MAGSPEPVTALVVGLGNPGPEYRCTRHNVGFMVVERLAARWRLQWNRPRDQSRRAVGRVAERRIELMEPLTYMNLSGRPVARALARHGLSPSDLLLVHDDVDLPFGRLRLRPSGSAAGHRGVQSVIDALGTNEFPRLRVGIGRPNDEGVRDFVLSTFGPDERAQLEALLDRAVAAVETALGRGLEAAMNEFNRF; via the coding sequence ATGGCAGGCTCACCCGAGCCCGTTACTGCGCTGGTGGTGGGGCTGGGGAACCCGGGCCCGGAGTATCGCTGCACTCGACATAACGTGGGATTCATGGTGGTAGAGAGGCTAGCGGCGCGGTGGCGGCTCCAGTGGAATCGCCCGCGCGATCAGTCGCGCCGCGCCGTTGGTCGGGTGGCCGAGCGGCGAATTGAGCTGATGGAGCCGCTGACCTACATGAACCTCAGCGGCAGGCCGGTGGCTCGGGCTCTGGCACGGCATGGGCTCAGTCCAAGCGATCTGCTTCTGGTGCATGACGATGTTGACCTGCCCTTCGGGCGGCTGCGACTACGGCCATCGGGGAGCGCCGCCGGCCACCGGGGGGTGCAATCGGTGATAGATGCTCTGGGCACCAATGAGTTCCCCCGCCTGAGGGTGGGCATCGGGCGGCCGAATGACGAAGGCGTGCGCGACTTTGTGCTCAGCACCTTCGGCCCCGACGAGCGAGCGCAGTTGGAGGCGCTGCTGGACCGGGCGGTGGCGGCCGTGGAGACGGCGCTGGGGCGAGGTCTGGAAGCAGCCATGAATGAGTTCAACAGGTTCTAG
- the larA gene encoding nickel-dependent lactate racemase — protein MQERFAVACGTGKMEFTLPPGMRADVVRPRLGNAVDLPSAAQAALMQPVSGPSLAELARPGQRVCIVFTDATRDVPDQILVSALLAQLHEAGIRRQDVVLLCGVGMHRPSTPEEKAAKLGADVASSYRILDSEPRSVSDLVHLGDHDGIPLWVSRPAAEADLLLATGIVEPHQYAGFSGGRKTVAIGAGGEPTIAATHSPSMIERDGVRLGNLADNPFHLALVESARRAGLRFVINVVRDGAGNVVEVAAGEPQATLEHLAARARQLYEVQLDRRYDIVVAGVGHPKDANIYQASRAVTYTYFAPSPVLAPGGVIIIPAPCAEGVGQGVGEQRFAAAMRAHPGPDQVVSALRHRVTLAGEQRSYLLARALQGCRVIFVGTEAGEEVEACHMTAAPSMEEAFHLARQWTRPDADVLVAPHSLLTVLRGPDGP, from the coding sequence ATGCAGGAACGATTCGCGGTGGCTTGTGGCACCGGCAAGATGGAGTTCACTCTCCCCCCCGGGATGAGAGCCGACGTGGTTCGGCCCAGGCTGGGGAACGCGGTGGACTTGCCCAGTGCGGCCCAGGCTGCCCTTATGCAGCCGGTGTCAGGCCCCTCGCTGGCGGAGCTCGCCCGTCCCGGGCAGCGGGTCTGCATCGTCTTCACTGACGCCACCCGGGACGTTCCCGACCAGATTCTGGTCTCGGCGCTGCTGGCGCAGCTTCATGAAGCCGGCATACGGCGCCAGGACGTGGTTCTCCTCTGCGGCGTCGGCATGCATCGCCCGAGCACACCGGAGGAGAAGGCTGCTAAGCTCGGCGCCGACGTCGCGTCGTCTTACCGTATCCTCGACTCGGAGCCTCGGTCGGTGAGCGACCTGGTCCATCTGGGCGACCACGACGGCATCCCCCTGTGGGTTAGCCGGCCTGCCGCTGAGGCTGACTTGCTTCTAGCCACGGGCATCGTGGAGCCGCATCAGTACGCCGGCTTCTCGGGCGGGCGTAAGACGGTGGCCATCGGCGCTGGGGGCGAGCCCACCATAGCCGCCACCCACTCGCCCTCGATGATCGAGCGCGACGGTGTCAGGTTAGGGAACCTGGCGGACAACCCCTTCCACCTAGCGCTCGTCGAATCCGCTCGAAGAGCTGGGCTTCGGTTCGTGATCAACGTAGTCAGGGATGGCGCCGGCAATGTAGTTGAGGTAGCCGCCGGTGAGCCTCAGGCGACCTTGGAGCACCTGGCGGCCCGGGCGCGCCAGCTATACGAGGTCCAGCTCGACCGGCGTTACGACATCGTTGTGGCCGGCGTGGGTCACCCCAAGGATGCCAACATCTACCAGGCGTCGCGCGCCGTCACCTACACCTACTTCGCCCCTAGCCCGGTCCTGGCCCCCGGGGGCGTCATCATCATTCCCGCCCCCTGTGCCGAGGGGGTCGGTCAGGGCGTCGGCGAACAGCGGTTCGCTGCCGCCATGCGCGCACACCCCGGCCCCGACCAGGTCGTGAGCGCGCTCCGCCACCGAGTCACCCTGGCAGGGGAGCAGCGCTCCTACCTGCTGGCTAGAGCCTTACAGGGGTGCAGAGTGATATTCGTGGGTACCGAGGCGGGTGAGGAGGTTGAGGCGTGCCACATGACGGCGGCACCCTCGATGGAAGAGGCCTTCCACCTCGCCCGGCAGTGGACGCGACCGGACGCTGACGTGCTGGTAGCTCCGCACTCTCTTCTGACCGTGCTGCGAGGCCCCGACGGCCCTTGA
- the fabF gene encoding beta-ketoacyl-ACP synthase II: MPSPRNERHRVVVTGMGVVSPLGNAVGELWRRLLAGECGIQPIRDWDTDGYPARVAGIVEGFDATRYMDRQQSRRMERFAQFALAASTDAVSDAGLDLEDVDRDRMGIIIGSAIAGVPVIERESQTLAASGPRKVSPMLIPSVIGNMAGCLVSIALGVQGPVLCPVGACATGCIAVGDAFDRISAGALDLALAGGSESVTTPLAVASFGRLGALSRRYDDMSLTCRPFDVDRDGTVLAEGAAVLLLESEEHARARGARILAELLGYGVTADAYHVAAPDPDGTGAAKAMRAALARGEVSPEAVSYVCAHGTGTPLNDISESRAIAAVFGEAAPNVPVSSNKHALGHTLGAAGAISSVVAVQALREGIIPGTLNLRQKDPECIVNAVHENVKTEVKTVLVNAFGFGGQNASLVYRRWRD, translated from the coding sequence ATGCCTTCCCCTCGCAACGAGAGGCACCGGGTCGTGGTCACGGGCATGGGCGTAGTGTCGCCCCTGGGCAATGCCGTGGGGGAGCTGTGGCGCCGCCTACTGGCCGGCGAGTGTGGCATACAGCCTATCCGCGACTGGGATACGGACGGTTACCCCGCCCGGGTAGCCGGGATAGTGGAGGGGTTCGACGCAACGCGCTACATGGACCGCCAGCAGTCGCGGCGGATGGAGCGCTTCGCTCAGTTTGCGCTGGCCGCCTCAACTGACGCGGTGAGCGATGCTGGCCTGGACCTGGAGGACGTGGACCGGGACCGCATGGGGATCATCATCGGATCCGCCATCGCCGGCGTGCCTGTGATTGAGCGCGAGTCCCAGACGCTGGCAGCGTCGGGCCCGCGCAAGGTCAGCCCTATGCTGATCCCTTCGGTGATCGGCAACATGGCAGGGTGCCTGGTCTCGATAGCCCTGGGGGTGCAGGGACCGGTTCTCTGTCCCGTGGGTGCGTGCGCCACTGGGTGTATCGCGGTGGGGGATGCCTTTGACAGGATCTCGGCCGGGGCTCTCGATCTGGCGCTAGCGGGTGGCTCCGAGTCGGTCACCACTCCTCTCGCGGTGGCGTCGTTCGGGCGGCTTGGTGCTCTCTCTCGGCGCTACGATGACATGAGCCTGACCTGTCGGCCGTTCGATGTGGACCGGGATGGGACGGTGCTGGCGGAGGGGGCGGCAGTATTGCTGCTGGAGAGCGAGGAGCATGCTCGGGCCCGAGGGGCCCGCATCCTGGCGGAGCTGCTGGGCTATGGTGTCACTGCGGATGCCTACCACGTGGCAGCGCCAGACCCGGACGGGACAGGGGCGGCCAAAGCCATGCGAGCGGCGCTAGCACGTGGTGAGGTCTCGCCGGAGGCCGTCTCTTACGTGTGCGCTCACGGAACCGGCACGCCGCTCAATGACATCTCGGAGAGCCGAGCCATCGCCGCTGTATTCGGGGAGGCGGCCCCGAACGTGCCTGTGTCTTCGAACAAGCACGCGCTTGGTCACACGCTGGGGGCGGCAGGCGCCATCTCCTCTGTGGTGGCCGTGCAGGCTCTTCGGGAGGGGATCATCCCCGGTACGTTGAATCTGCGCCAGAAGGACCCTGAGTGTATCGTCAACGCGGTGCACGAGAACGTGAAGACTGAGGTCAAGACGGTGCTGGTGAACGCGTTTGGCTTTGGAGGGCAGAACGCCTCGCTCGTCTACCGCCGCTGGCGCGACTGA
- the mfd gene encoding transcription-repair coupling factor yields the protein MSSTGSRVMHNFGALARLLRQVPEYRELVAELARGQSGGSTGTIQPARALVVSALAEDLDRPLLVLTDSVERARQLAEEIGCWLPERTALFPAPEALPFEKVPWSPATVGGRLRVLVSLLGATRERVVVVSSVQALLTPLPHPSALRDRMRTLRPGSPQSLTDLAAYLGSGGYRQEAVAEVPGTFSRRGGILDVYPVTEPRPLRLDFFGDMVDTIRWFDPETQRTVEACERVVLTPAGEAQAELDMAGVAALEAIRCDGCHAAAVADWERDLEHLRMGQLPRAFGLYLGYLYRERHSLLDYLPDETLVVVEELAFADDAAEEFLAEAEQARERGESVGDIPRGLVPPVLSWTDLKERLEARLQLELGAGGGPEGVSLRDVFSPVPRMAGQVRLAVDTLTQTAARGAAIVVTRQASRLAELAGERGHAVVATDQIVEPVRGLQLVQGSYPEGWAMRVPGAGQISLFTDTEVFGWSRPARSRPRRRAADKFTIDVEPGDYVVHVEHGVGRYTGLRRLSLDGVEREYLEIEYAGGDRLYVPTYQVDRVSRYVGASDAEPPLSGLGGADWQEAKARARRAVEQIADELLELYAARSVAEGYAFGPDDAWQRELEAAFPYEETEDQLRALAQVKADMQAKQPMDRLIFGDVGYGKTEVALRATFKAVTNGKQVAVLVPTTVLAQQHYETFRRRLATFPVTVEVLSRLRSDREQARVLEGLKRGDVDVVIGTHRLIQRDVQFRDLGLVVIDEEQRFGVRHKEHLKRLRKEVDVLTMTATPIPRTLNMALSSLRDMSTIDTPPEDRLAVWTQASPWDDGLVERAIRRELARGGQVFVVHDRVMGIAGVAARVRRLVPEARVAVAHGQLPENELARVMESFLAGDVDVLVCTTIIESGLDIPNANTIIINHADRFGLAQLYQLRGRVGRGAVRAYAYLLFSPGQGLTDVARQRLRAITEASELGSGLQIAMRDLEIRGAGDILGRRQSGHISAIGFDLYTRLLAQAVAERRVAMGDTGVLGDRTLEAFLRPLQPSLQLSLPLKAELPESYVADAGLRLALYRQLGSLATEEEVDAFEAELHDRFGPVPPDAERLLYQARVKVLAQELGATAIGREDDQFYIRMDVSPLQARDLQQALPGVARLGRGQLWLDASRTHDWQGLLLWALRSVAAIMRDRDATRTRLPRLAALRLAEKGLVAEAEG from the coding sequence ATGAGTTCAACAGGTTCTAGGGTAATGCACAACTTCGGAGCGTTGGCGCGGCTGCTGCGGCAAGTGCCGGAGTACCGTGAGTTGGTGGCCGAGTTGGCTAGGGGCCAGAGCGGCGGATCAACGGGCACGATACAGCCCGCCAGGGCGTTGGTGGTCTCGGCTCTGGCGGAAGACCTGGACCGTCCGCTGCTGGTGCTCACGGACTCGGTAGAGAGAGCTCGTCAGTTAGCGGAGGAGATCGGCTGCTGGCTGCCCGAGAGGACGGCGCTATTCCCCGCCCCGGAGGCCCTGCCCTTTGAGAAGGTCCCTTGGAGCCCGGCCACCGTAGGAGGGCGCCTGCGAGTGCTGGTCTCCCTGCTTGGGGCCACCCGCGAGCGTGTGGTGGTGGTATCATCGGTGCAGGCTCTGCTCACGCCGCTTCCTCACCCTTCGGCTCTGCGGGACCGAATGCGGACGCTGCGCCCGGGCTCTCCGCAGTCCCTGACCGACCTAGCTGCCTATTTGGGTTCGGGCGGATATCGCCAGGAGGCGGTGGCCGAAGTGCCCGGCACCTTCAGCCGCCGAGGCGGCATCCTTGACGTGTACCCCGTCACCGAGCCGAGGCCGCTCAGGCTGGACTTCTTTGGTGACATGGTGGACACCATCCGCTGGTTCGACCCCGAGACCCAGCGCACCGTGGAAGCCTGCGAGCGAGTGGTGCTGACCCCAGCCGGCGAAGCTCAAGCGGAACTAGACATGGCAGGGGTGGCTGCGCTGGAGGCGATTCGGTGCGACGGTTGTCACGCGGCGGCGGTGGCCGATTGGGAGCGTGACCTGGAGCATCTGCGGATGGGCCAGCTGCCGCGGGCCTTCGGCCTCTACCTGGGCTATCTGTACCGCGAGAGGCATTCGCTGCTGGACTACCTGCCCGACGAGACGCTAGTAGTGGTGGAGGAGCTCGCCTTCGCCGACGACGCGGCAGAGGAGTTCCTGGCTGAGGCGGAGCAGGCCCGAGAGAGAGGCGAGAGCGTGGGCGACATCCCTCGGGGGCTGGTGCCGCCGGTCCTCAGCTGGACGGACCTGAAGGAGCGACTGGAGGCGCGTCTGCAATTGGAGCTGGGTGCCGGAGGCGGCCCTGAGGGCGTCAGCCTGCGCGACGTGTTCTCTCCGGTGCCTCGGATGGCGGGGCAAGTGCGGTTGGCGGTGGACACGCTGACGCAAACCGCCGCCCGTGGGGCCGCGATAGTGGTGACCCGACAGGCGAGCCGGCTGGCCGAGCTGGCCGGCGAGCGGGGCCATGCTGTCGTGGCCACAGATCAGATCGTGGAGCCCGTCCGTGGCCTGCAATTGGTCCAGGGCTCATACCCCGAAGGATGGGCCATGCGAGTGCCGGGTGCCGGGCAGATCTCGCTCTTCACCGATACGGAGGTCTTCGGCTGGAGCCGGCCTGCTCGTAGCCGGCCACGGCGTCGGGCGGCGGACAAGTTCACCATTGATGTGGAGCCGGGTGACTACGTGGTCCACGTGGAGCACGGCGTGGGGCGGTACACTGGCCTTCGCCGGCTCAGCCTGGACGGGGTGGAGCGGGAGTACCTGGAGATCGAGTATGCCGGGGGCGACCGCCTGTACGTGCCCACGTACCAGGTTGACCGTGTCAGCCGCTATGTGGGTGCATCCGACGCCGAGCCTCCGCTCAGCGGGCTGGGCGGGGCGGATTGGCAGGAGGCCAAGGCACGCGCGCGCCGGGCGGTCGAGCAGATCGCCGACGAGCTACTGGAGCTGTACGCGGCCAGGAGCGTGGCGGAGGGGTACGCCTTTGGGCCCGATGATGCATGGCAGAGGGAACTGGAGGCGGCTTTTCCTTACGAGGAGACTGAGGACCAGCTTCGAGCTCTGGCACAGGTGAAGGCCGACATGCAGGCGAAGCAGCCTATGGACCGGCTCATCTTCGGGGACGTCGGCTATGGCAAGACCGAGGTGGCCCTCCGGGCCACTTTCAAGGCGGTCACCAACGGCAAGCAGGTCGCGGTACTGGTGCCTACCACGGTCCTGGCTCAGCAGCACTACGAGACGTTTCGGCGGCGCCTGGCTACCTTCCCGGTGACGGTGGAGGTGCTATCACGGCTCCGTTCCGACCGAGAGCAGGCGCGAGTGCTCGAGGGCCTGAAGCGCGGAGACGTGGACGTGGTGATCGGCACCCATCGCCTGATTCAAAGGGATGTGCAGTTCAGAGACTTGGGCCTGGTCGTCATAGACGAGGAGCAGCGGTTCGGCGTACGGCACAAGGAGCACCTCAAGCGACTGAGGAAGGAGGTGGACGTTCTGACTATGACGGCTACCCCCATCCCGAGGACACTGAACATGGCCCTCAGCAGTCTCCGGGATATGAGCACCATTGACACCCCGCCGGAGGACCGGCTGGCGGTGTGGACTCAGGCCTCTCCCTGGGACGATGGGCTGGTAGAGCGGGCCATCCGGCGAGAGCTGGCCAGGGGCGGGCAGGTCTTCGTGGTGCACGATCGCGTGATGGGAATCGCAGGTGTCGCCGCCCGAGTGCGTCGGCTGGTGCCGGAGGCGAGGGTGGCGGTGGCGCATGGGCAGCTTCCCGAGAATGAGTTGGCCAGGGTGATGGAGAGCTTCCTCGCCGGCGATGTAGACGTTCTGGTATGCACCACCATCATCGAGAGCGGTCTAGACATACCGAACGCCAACACCATCATCATCAACCATGCCGACCGGTTTGGCCTGGCTCAGCTGTATCAGTTGCGGGGCCGGGTGGGCCGAGGGGCGGTGCGCGCCTATGCCTATCTGCTATTCTCGCCCGGCCAGGGCCTGACCGATGTGGCCCGGCAGCGCCTGCGGGCTATCACCGAGGCATCGGAACTGGGGTCGGGGCTGCAGATCGCCATGAGGGACCTCGAGATCCGAGGCGCAGGGGATATCCTGGGACGTCGGCAGTCGGGGCACATCTCGGCCATCGGGTTTGACCTGTACACCCGGCTGCTGGCCCAGGCAGTGGCCGAGCGGCGGGTGGCTATGGGCGACACGGGGGTACTAGGCGACCGCACCCTGGAGGCGTTCCTGCGGCCGCTGCAGCCGAGCCTGCAGCTCAGCCTGCCGCTGAAGGCCGAGCTACCGGAGAGCTACGTGGCGGATGCCGGGCTTCGCCTGGCTCTCTATCGCCAGCTGGGTTCACTGGCCACCGAGGAAGAAGTAGATGCCTTCGAGGCCGAGCTCCATGATCGGTTCGGGCCGGTGCCACCCGACGCGGAGCGATTGCTCTACCAGGCGCGGGTCAAAGTGCTGGCCCAGGAGCTAGGGGCGACGGCCATTGGCCGGGAGGACGATCAGTTCTACATCCGGATGGACGTGTCGCCCCTGCAGGCGAGGGACCTGCAGCAGGCGTTGCCGGGAGTGGCGCGACTGGGCCGAGGGCAGCTGTGGCTGGACGCGTCTCGCACTCACGACTGGCAGGGCCTGCTGCTTTGGGCGCTGCGATCGGTTGCGGCTATCATGCGGGATAGGGATGCTACTCGCACTCGGCTGCCGCGGCTGGCAGCGCTGAGGCTGGCGGAGAAGGGTCTGGTGGCAGAGGCGGAGGGGTAG
- a CDS encoding phosphoenolpyruvate carboxykinase (GTP), producing the protein MTEFLRSNLDPEQFAKLQRIGNDEVNHFVARFVELCRPDTVFVATDDPADIEYIRQAALRDGEEAPLATPGHTYHFDSPLDQARDRKNTRLLLPRGLELGPQFETLDRDEGLADIMERLAGIMRGHTLYVRFFSLGPVRSPFSILAVQLTDSAYVAHNEDLLYRQAYNEFVRLGKDATFFRFVHSAGELENNVSRNIEQRRVFIDIEDNTVYSANTQYGGNTIGLKKLAMRLAIKKASAEGWLCEHMFVMGVRGPGGRVSYFTGAYPSLCGKTSTSMLAGETIVGDDIAYLRNVDGVLRAVNVEKGIFGIIQGVNEQDDPILWKALHSPGEVIFSNVLVTEDGYPYWLDKGTPVPDRGINHTGPWFPGKLDKGGKEIPPSHPNARFTLSLQLLENTDPALDDPQGVEVAGIIYGGRDYDTWVPVEEAFDWVHGIVTKGAALESQTTAATLGAEGVREFNPMSNLDFLSIPIGRYVADNLRLGQSLARPPRIFSVNYFLQDEEGRWLNSKLDKRVWLKWMELRVHDEVEAIRTPTGFIPLYEDLVRLFQEVLGRDYAREEYDRQFTLRVPQNLAKIERISAIYRQQVRETPPVLLEVLEEQRRRLEEACAALGDQIRPYEMACS; encoded by the coding sequence ATGACCGAGTTCCTCCGATCCAACCTGGATCCAGAGCAGTTCGCCAAGCTGCAGCGCATCGGCAACGACGAAGTCAACCACTTCGTGGCTCGCTTCGTCGAGCTGTGCCGCCCCGACACCGTCTTCGTCGCCACCGACGACCCGGCGGATATCGAGTACATTCGTCAAGCTGCGCTGCGCGACGGTGAGGAGGCCCCCCTGGCCACCCCCGGCCATACCTACCACTTCGACAGCCCTCTGGACCAGGCCCGCGATCGCAAGAACACCCGGCTTCTGCTGCCCCGAGGCCTAGAACTGGGACCTCAGTTCGAGACACTGGATCGGGACGAAGGCCTGGCCGACATCATGGAACGCTTGGCCGGGATCATGCGTGGACACACGCTCTACGTTCGCTTCTTTTCCTTGGGACCGGTGCGGTCGCCTTTCAGCATCCTGGCCGTGCAACTGACCGACTCCGCCTACGTAGCACACAACGAAGACCTTCTGTACCGCCAGGCCTACAACGAGTTCGTCCGCCTGGGCAAGGATGCGACCTTCTTCCGCTTCGTGCATTCGGCCGGCGAGCTGGAGAACAACGTCAGCAGGAACATAGAACAGCGGCGGGTGTTCATCGACATCGAGGACAATACCGTCTACAGCGCCAACACCCAGTATGGCGGCAACACTATCGGCCTGAAGAAACTGGCCATGCGCCTGGCCATTAAGAAGGCCTCCGCAGAGGGCTGGCTCTGCGAGCACATGTTCGTGATGGGTGTGCGCGGCCCGGGGGGGCGAGTAAGCTACTTTACCGGCGCCTACCCCTCTCTGTGCGGCAAGACCTCGACCTCTATGCTGGCCGGCGAGACCATAGTGGGAGACGACATCGCCTACCTACGCAACGTGGATGGCGTGCTCCGGGCCGTCAACGTGGAGAAGGGCATCTTCGGCATCATTCAGGGAGTCAACGAGCAAGACGACCCCATCCTCTGGAAGGCGCTTCACTCCCCCGGAGAGGTGATCTTCTCCAACGTCCTCGTCACCGAGGATGGTTACCCCTACTGGCTGGACAAGGGGACGCCTGTGCCCGATCGAGGGATCAACCACACGGGGCCCTGGTTCCCGGGCAAGCTGGACAAAGGCGGCAAGGAGATTCCTCCTTCGCACCCGAACGCCCGCTTTACCCTCTCCCTGCAGCTGCTCGAGAACACCGACCCGGCGCTCGACGACCCGCAGGGGGTCGAGGTGGCAGGCATCATCTACGGCGGCCGCGACTATGACACCTGGGTCCCAGTCGAGGAAGCCTTCGACTGGGTCCACGGCATCGTGACCAAGGGAGCAGCGCTCGAGTCCCAGACCACGGCCGCCACGCTGGGGGCCGAGGGCGTGAGGGAGTTCAACCCCATGTCGAACCTGGACTTCCTCTCTATCCCGATCGGCCGCTACGTCGCCGACAACCTGCGCCTGGGGCAGAGCCTGGCCCGGCCTCCGCGCATCTTCTCGGTCAACTACTTCCTTCAGGACGAGGAAGGCCGCTGGCTCAACAGCAAGCTGGACAAGCGAGTGTGGCTGAAGTGGATGGAACTGAGGGTCCACGACGAAGTCGAAGCCATCCGCACTCCCACCGGCTTCATCCCGCTCTATGAGGACCTGGTTCGCCTGTTCCAGGAGGTGCTGGGTCGGGACTATGCCCGCGAGGAATACGACAGGCAGTTCACCTTGCGGGTGCCCCAGAACCTGGCCAAGATAGAGCGCATCTCGGCCATCTACCGCCAGCAGGTGCGCGAGACCCCGCCCGTGCTTCTGGAAGTCCTTGAGGAGCAGAGGCGCCGGCTTGAGGAGGCGTGCGCCGCATTGGGTGACCAGATCCGGCCCTATGAGATGGCGTGCAGCTAA